The genomic segment CCCCGCGTCGTTCGCGACGGGTGTCGCGATCCAATCGGTCTTGTTCCACTCGGGAAAAAACGTGTCGCCCACGGCATCCGGGCGATGCATCCACGTGACGATCAGTTCGTCCGCGCGCGGCAGGGCAGCGGCGTAGGTCTGCGCGCCGCCGATGACGAACGCGGTTTTTTCGCCGCGCCGGTGGCATACCTCAACGGCCGCATCAAGCGAATCCGCCGTCTCAAGTGTTGCGTCGACGATGCCGGCGCGCTCGTTGTCGTGCGGCAAGGTGGAAGGCGCGTGGAATTGTTGGCGAATACGAGTTGCCCACGCCGCGTCGCGCGTCAGCACGAGGTTTCGGCGATTCGGGAGCGGTTTGCCGATCGATTCAAACGTCTTACGGCCCATGATGACGGCATGACCGGTGGTGGTGCGCTTGAAATGCGCCAGGTCGGCCGGATCGTGCCAGGGCAGGGCGCCGCCGCGACCGATCAGGCCCTGCGGCGTCATGGCGACGATGATGGCGAGTTTCATGAAAGAGTTCCGGGGCCTGCTGCCATTGGCCAAGCACTCGCTTCCATTTCCGCATCGCGACCGGCTCGCCTGCGACCGTTCGGATAATTCATTCCTTCACACCGCCACCTTGAATCGAATCGGATCGTGGCATCGATAGCCGACCAGTTCGAAATCCTCAAAGCGCAGCTCATCAAACGGCTTCGGCGCGATCAGCAGCTTGGGCAGCGGATACGGCTCGCGCGTCAGTTGCTGTTTCAATCCCTCCAGGTGGTCGTGGTCCTGCGTCGCCGCGCCGGGTTTGGCCACGTAAATGTGCGCGTCGACAATCGTATGCGCAAAGCGGCCGGCCTGCATGCCGACTTCCTGCGCGATCATCTGCGTGAGTGCGGCGTAGGCCGCCATGTTGAAGGGGATGCCGAGGGCCAGGTCGCCTGACCGCTGGCAGAGGTGACAATTCAATCGCCCGTTGGCCGCGTGAAAGGCGAAGGTGTAATGACAGGGCGGCAGCTTGCTGCGGATCGCGTTGCCCGGTTCCCACGCCGAGACCACGAGCCGTCGGCTTTCGGGGTTTTGCTTCAGCGCGTCGATCACGTAGCGGATCTGATCGACCTCGCGCACGCGCCACTGACCGTCTGCGTCCTTCTCGGCGCTGGGGAAGTGCCGCCAGTAGTAGCCGTAGGCCGTATCGAGGTTCCCGTCGGCGTCGGCCCAGTCGTCCCAGATTTTCGTGTGCTGCCGGAGATTGCGAATGTGATTCTCGCCGGAGAGATACCAAAGCAACTCACGCAGGACGGCGTTCCAGTTCATCTTCTTGGTCGTCAACAGGGGAAAGCCGGCGGCGAGATCGAGCTGATAGTGCGCCGAGAAGAGGCTGATCGTGTCGACGCCGGTGCGCGAAGGCTTGAACACGCCTTCGTCCATGACGCGCTTCACAAGATCGAGGTACACCACATCGGCGTGCGTGGACATGCGGACTCCCTTCCGATTTACACGGCGATTCTTACAAAGCTGTTTCAAAACCCCATCTCCCTTTCAGGAAGAGGCTCGGGGTGAGGGTGAATCCTTTCGGTTGAACTACTTTTCCCCCTCACCCAACCTCTCCCCCAAGGGGGAGAGGAGTTTTGAAACCAGTTTCTAGTCTACGGTTTTCCGCCGGCGGCGGAAGGGGGGTGTGAATTTCAAACTTGTTGTTTGCTTCATCGCCTTGCGGAGATTGCAGATCGTGATTTTTCCCTGCATTGAATCTCGATTTTCGCCATTCGCTATTCGCTATTTTTCATCACCCGCCCCGCGTACTTCGCCCGGCTCGCCAGGACCATCGCGCCCAGCGCCAGCACGCCTTGCACGATCAAACCGCTCCACACCGGTGCATCGAAATTCTTAAACGCCCACAACCAGGTGCCGACGGGCGACGCCGTGAACAGGATCGACCGCGGCCCGTCGAGGTCCAGTTCGCGCATCGCATCGAGCGAAGCGTCCGCGAACGGCGGAATGGCCCAGGTCGCGATGACAAAGAGAACAATCGCCCAGAGGGCCTTGGGCGACGCGGCATACACGAATCGCAAGACGCCGCCCAGCGTCAGCAGCGTGAGAAACGATGCCGCCAGCGCGGCGCACAATCGCGCTTCCACGATTTGCCAGTTCTCAGTCTCCAACAGCCGGCTCCAGTCGCGCCCGGCCACGGCCGTCAGCACGCCAAAACCCAGGATGCACGCCAGCAGCGCGCCGGCCCAGTAGTTCAGCGGGCGCTTCTCGCGAAAGAGCGGGTCCAGTGCCTGGCGACGGCTCCAGACGGCGTGATGAAACGCCGCGCTGGCGACGGGCACCATCAGCACGAACGTAAGCAGCAGCGTCGTGAGGAACATCCAGTTCGACGGTTCGTTGAAGATTTCGTTCGGCAGGAAAAAGGTGGTGCGCGGCTGCCAGAAGCGCAGGCCGACGCCGCCGACCAGCCCGCTCAACGCCGCCAGAGCCATTGCCAGCAGCGGGTCGAAGGCGGCGAGGTCATCGTGGTGATACTTTCGCGCCGAGGCGACGAAGAAGATCAGCGCGAAGCCCAGTTGTGCGAACACCGAGAACATGAGCCACCAGGCGATGGTGGCCAGGGACGATTGATCGATCAGATCGGTGGCGATGGACGAGCCGAACAGCATGGCCAGCCCCGGCACGATGTAGATGAATTTCGCGTTCGTGGCGATGAACACGCATACGATCAGCGGCGCGACGGACACTTTGCCGCGCGTGCAGAGGCCGGTGAGCAATGCGAACGTCCACCAGCTCAACCCCATCACGAGCATGACCGCGAACAGGCCGATCATGCCGACCGGCGATTGCCCCAACGGCGTGGTGCCCATGCGTGCGAGAAGGGTGCAGATCAGCCAGTTCACGAACGTGACCATCATCGCCTGCGCCAGAGGCCCGGTGAGATAGCCCATGCAGGCGGTCGCGCCGGACATGCTGGTGCGCCGATGTGATGAAATCATCTCCGAGGTGAAGTCGCGCTGGATGGCCTTCTTGATCGCGCCGGTACCGACGAAAAAAATGAACGCGGCGGCGATCATCAGGTTGACGTTCAGCGCCGCGTCCGCGAACCGCGGCAGCGTCACTTCTTCGCGAATCAGCCGGTAGATCAGGACATGCACGACGAGCGACACGAGCGCGTAGCCGCCGGTGGCCATCATCAACCGCTTCCATCCGCCCGCCAGCCGCACCTGCGCCCAGCCGATCGGATCGTGAATCAGTTCGTCAACCGTTGCGGCCATCTTTGAAAGGTCCCGCTCGACCGTTCGCGCGGTCGGCACCTTGTTCTCGATTGCTCGCGCAATCGGCTCTTTGGTCAATCCACCTGGCGGATGCCGGTCCGCAGGTACGCCTGCTCCAGATCATGCTCCACCGGCGCGAACCGTGCGACCGGCAGCCCGGACTCCAGAAACTTCGCCAGCAGATCGGCCGCCGCCTGGTCATCGTGCTCGTACTCAAACGACACCTGTCGTCCGTGCACTTCCAGCGCCGTCAGGCCCGGAATCGCGCCGATTGCCCCGGCGACATCGGGGATCTGCCTCGCCAGCGTCACTTCCCATCGGCAGCGGTTGTCTTCCTTCGCGCCAACCACCTGCGCGACCGTCCCGAACTGTATCATCCGACCGCCCTGCATGATGCCGATGTGCGTGCAGTACTCGTGCAGGTCGGCGAGGATGTGCGAGCTGACGATCAGCGCCTTGCCCTGATCGCGCAGGCTGGCGAGCATCTTACGAAATGCGACGCGCCCGGCCGGGTCCAGCCCCGCGGCCGGCTCATCGAGCAACACGAGCGGCGGATCGGGCAGCAGGGTCCGCGCGACGGTCAGACGCTGCTTCATGCCGCGCGAGAGGCTCTTGATTTTCGAATTGCGGCGATCGTGCAGCCAGAGCTGTTCCAGCCAGAAGTCGATCCGCTCGTTGATGAGATCGAGCCGGATGCG from the Planctomycetia bacterium genome contains:
- a CDS encoding dihydrofolate reductase, producing MKLAIIVAMTPQGLIGRGGALPWHDPADLAHFKRTTTGHAVIMGRKTFESIGKPLPNRRNLVLTRDAAWATRIRQQFHAPSTLPHDNERAGIVDATLETADSLDAAVEVCHRRGEKTAFVIGGAQTYAAALPRADELIVTWMHRPDAVGDTFFPEWNKTDWIATPVANDAGLDLVRYARRGG
- a CDS encoding ABC transporter ATP-binding protein; the protein is MTIVLDAQRLRVDYGRFTALSDFSLQLSAGHLLGLIGPNGAGKTTCLKAMCGIVPVTAGRVTILGDELTLTDPLVRSRCGFAPDTPPVYDELTVAQFLEFIGRAHRIRLDLINERIDFWLEQLWLHDRRNSKIKSLSRGMKQRLTVARTLLPDPPLVLLDEPAAGLDPAGRVAFRKMLASLRDQGKALIVSSHILADLHEYCTHIGIMQGGRMIQFGTVAQVVGAKEDNRCRWEVTLARQIPDVAGAIGAIPGLTALEVHGRQVSFEYEHDDQAAADLLAKFLESGLPVARFAPVEHDLEQAYLRTGIRQVD
- the thyA gene encoding thymidylate synthase, whose protein sequence is MSTHADVVYLDLVKRVMDEGVFKPSRTGVDTISLFSAHYQLDLAAGFPLLTTKKMNWNAVLRELLWYLSGENHIRNLRQHTKIWDDWADADGNLDTAYGYYWRHFPSAEKDADGQWRVREVDQIRYVIDALKQNPESRRLVVSAWEPGNAIRSKLPPCHYTFAFHAANGRLNCHLCQRSGDLALGIPFNMAAYAALTQMIAQEVGMQAGRFAHTIVDAHIYVAKPGAATQDHDHLEGLKQQLTREPYPLPKLLIAPKPFDELRFEDFELVGYRCHDPIRFKVAV